In a single window of the Elaeis guineensis isolate ETL-2024a chromosome 4, EG11, whole genome shotgun sequence genome:
- the LOC105043417 gene encoding uncharacterized protein isoform X1, whose translation MPIVMTTETKTNSAQKIGPGVPPTKILHKAAEFKRWGRKYPFLRYGLPFISLTVLGSVGLAHLIKGSKEVTKEKDDLEWEIIETTKALTRTGPKDGYKPKKISLEEELKALQQKVDINNYEYKRIPRPNEGKSSKN comes from the exons ATG CCGATAGTGATGACAACTGAAACAAAGACAAATTCAGCTCAGAAGATTGGTCCAGGGGTTCCTCCAACTAAGATTTTGCATAAGGCTGCTGAATTTAAACGATGGGGCAGGAAATACCCCTTCCTTCGATATGGGCTTCCATTCATATCTCTCACAGTATTAGGATCAGTTGGCCTTGCTCATCTCATAAAAGGAAG TAAAGAAGTgacaaaggaaaaagatgatctAGAGTGGGAGATCATTGAAACAACAAAAGCACTTACAAGAACTGGACCCAAGGATGGGTATAAGCCAAAGAAAATTTCTCTGGAGGAGGAGCTGAAG GCTTTGCAACAAAAGGTTGACATCAACAATTATGAGTACAAGAGGATTCCCAGGCCTAATGAaggaaaatcaagcaaaaattaa
- the LOC105043417 gene encoding uncharacterized protein isoform X2 gives MTTETKTNSAQKIGPGVPPTKILHKAAEFKRWGRKYPFLRYGLPFISLTVLGSVGLAHLIKGSKEVTKEKDDLEWEIIETTKALTRTGPKDGYKPKKISLEEELKALQQKVDINNYEYKRIPRPNEGKSSKN, from the exons ATGACAACTGAAACAAAGACAAATTCAGCTCAGAAGATTGGTCCAGGGGTTCCTCCAACTAAGATTTTGCATAAGGCTGCTGAATTTAAACGATGGGGCAGGAAATACCCCTTCCTTCGATATGGGCTTCCATTCATATCTCTCACAGTATTAGGATCAGTTGGCCTTGCTCATCTCATAAAAGGAAG TAAAGAAGTgacaaaggaaaaagatgatctAGAGTGGGAGATCATTGAAACAACAAAAGCACTTACAAGAACTGGACCCAAGGATGGGTATAAGCCAAAGAAAATTTCTCTGGAGGAGGAGCTGAAG GCTTTGCAACAAAAGGTTGACATCAACAATTATGAGTACAAGAGGATTCCCAGGCCTAATGAaggaaaatcaagcaaaaattaa
- the LOC109505772 gene encoding LOW QUALITY PROTEIN: pentatricopeptide repeat-containing protein At2g37320-like (The sequence of the model RefSeq protein was modified relative to this genomic sequence to represent the inferred CDS: inserted 1 base in 1 codon), which produces MWSILFLQMYLIKKMGFLVHLGCNSXRNVHLTHYLLHKRNVEYINHKQMRGMYIYSRNEDLISWTKQISAYSKGGKLDLARKLFDEMAFRDRVACNIMIREYIRHGKTQDARELFDEMSERNTISWNSLIMAYTSESRLHIALKLFLVMPDEEKDTISWTTIISGLARDFRITDSWQLFKQLPEPDSASWSSIISGFQQNGLLSESLMLFKEMLSVGRRPTVHSLTSTLAAAADLAALSDGQQLYCQLLKRGFDNNILVRNSAISMFMKSGCLDSAVNIFNSIHQPDMFTWNAMISGYGQHGYAIEAILVFHQMQKAGFHPDRISFLGVLQGCSHCGFVKEGILYFDRMQKDFGVHRGPEHYVCMVDIVARAGLLKEAAMIIFKLPFEPTSIFWRTLLNGCRISGALKLGLYAADRVLELESNNAASCLMVMQMYAAVGRQREVALMRRWMTEMDARKELSNSWIEIKGKVHIFTTRDETHCDSESIYMILELLADVASEYAS; this is translated from the exons ATGTGGTCCATCCTATTTTTGCAAATGTATCTTATAAAGAAGATGGGTTTTCTGGTACATCTGGGATGTAACA ATAGAAATGTGCATCTTACACATTATTTGCTACATAAAAGAAATGTTGAGTATATCAATCATAAGCAAATGAGAGGAATGTATATCTACTCAAGAAATGAAGATCTAATATCATGGACCAAACAAATTTCGGCATACTCAAAAGGAGGAAAACTTGACCTGGCAAGAAAACTCTTTGATGAAATGGCCTTTAGGGACCGTGTTGCTTGTAATATAATGATTAGGGAATATATCAGGCATGGGAAGACCCAAGATGCACGGGAACTATTTGATGAGATGTCTGAAAGGAACACCATTTCTTGGAATTCCTTGATCATGGCTTACACAAGTGAGAGTAGATTGCATATTGCGCTGAAGCTTTTCTTAGTCATGCCTGATGAAGAAAAAGATACCATCAGTTGGACAACTATTATTTCCGGGCTTGCTCGTGATTTTCGAATCACTGATTCATGGCAATTGTTCAAACAATTGCCTGAGCCAGACTCTGCCTCTTGGTCTTCAATCATATCTGGTTTCCAACAGAATGGATTATTATCAGAATCCTTGATGCTTTTCAAAGAAATGCTGTCAGTCGGAAGAAGACCCACTGTTCACTCTCTCACCAGCACCCTGGCTGCTGCTGCAGATTTAGCCGCACTCTCGGATGGCCAGCAGCTATACTgccaactcctgaagagaggatTTGACAATAACATTCTCGTCAGAAACTCTGccatctctatgtttatgaaatCAGGGTGTCTTGATAGTGCAGTCAATATTTTCAATAGTATTCATCAACCTGACATGTTCACGTGGAATGCTATGATTTCAGGATATGGGCAGCATGGATATGCTATTGAAGCAATCTTAGTTTTCCATCAGATGCAGAAAGCTGGGTTTCACCCTGACAGAATCAGTTTTCTGGGTGTTCTCCAGGGATGTAGCCATTGTGGATTTGTAAAAGAGGGAATACTGTATTTTGACAGGATGCAGAAAGATTTTGGAGTTCATCGAGGACCTGAACATTATGTCTGCATGGTTGACATTGTGGCACGTGCTGGATTGCTCAAAGAAGCTGCAATGATAATTTTCAAGTTGCCTTTTGAGCCCACTTCTATCTTTTGGAGAACACTACTGAATGGATGCAGGATAAGTGGGGCTCTTAAGTTAGGCTTGTATGCGGCTGATCGGGTCTTGGAGCTTGAATCAAATAATGCTGCCTCCTGTTTGATGGTTATGCAGATGTATGCAGCTGTAGGAAGACAGAGAGAGGTTGCTTTGATGAGGAGATGGATGACTGAAATGGATGCAAGGAAGGAGTTGAGCAATAGTTGGATCGAGATAAAAGGAAAGGTGCATATCTTTACCACCAGGGATGAAACACATTGTGATTCAGAGAGTATTTACATGATCCTAGAACTTTTGGCAGATGTTGCATCTGAGTATGCTTCATAA